The sequence below is a genomic window from Geovibrio ferrireducens.
TCTGTTCAAAGGTTTCATACAGTACGGCATTCATCCCCACGCCGAGAGCACGGGCGATATTTCCCTTATTATCATCAATAAACACCGCTTCCTGCGGAAAAATGTTCAGCTTATTACAGGTTTCTGTAAAATATGCAGGGTTCTGCTTGCTGTTTCCGTCGTGGTATGAGTTGAAAACATGCTGAAAACTCTTAAAAAAGCCGTCCCTTTCATTCAGTTCATCCAGCCAGTGGGTCTGATCGCTCAGGATTGCCGTTCTGTATTTCCTGCCGAGTTTTTCTGCCAGTTCAATCACATACGGGCGCACCACAAATCTGGGGAGGATCTCATTCCTCAGTTCCGTGATGCTCATGGGCAGACTGACCTGTTTTTTCACTGCTTCCCAGTAGCCGTATTCATCCACCTTACCCAGACAGAAACCGGTGTCGGTGATTGCCTGAACGCAGAGCTCAAAAAATCCCTCAGGCTCGTGACCGCATTTCTCTGCGATTATCCTCACCCCTTTTGCCCAGCCTTCCTCGGCTATCACTCCGCCGAAATCGAAAATAACAGTTGAAACTTTCATCAAATCCCTTTTAATACATACTGTTCATAATAACTGCTAACATTCCGTACTCAAAAAGTAAAGAAAGGAAAATAAATGAAAGAAAAAGTTATGGTTGCCATGAGCGGCGGCGTGGACAGCACAACCTGCGCCATGCTTATGCTTGAGCAGGGGTATGACGTAACCGGCGTGACCCTGCATTTATTCGACGGACAGGAACAGGCGCTTGCCGATGCGGAAGCCTGCGCAAAGCAGCTCGGCATTAAGTGGTACGCCGCTGATTACCGCAAGTTCTTCGGAGAGGATGTAATATCATACTTCATCCGCACATATAAACTCGGCAAAACCCCCAACCCCTGCTGCCACTGCAACCACGGGGCAAAGTTCAACTACCTTTACAGAGAGATGAAGGCCGAAGCCTGTACTGCGCTTATCTCAGGCCATTATGCCCGTATAGTGGAGCGCAACGGCAAAAAACTTGTGGCAAAGGGGCTGGATAAAAACAAGGATCAGTCCTATTATTTATGTCTGATGGAGCCTTATCAGCTTGATGTAATCCGCTTTCCTCTGGGTGAGATGACAAAGGATCAGACCCGGAAGCTCGCCTTGGAGTTCGGTCTTTCCGTTGCGGAGAAAAAGGACAGTCAGGAAGTCTGCTTCCTCATGGGCGGCGACTACAGGGATTATCTGCGCGGTAAGCTCAAAGACAAGGACATAAAAAAGGGAAGCTTCATACTGGACGGCAAGCCCCTTAAAGAGCATGACGGAATAGTTTTCTACACAGTCGGACAGAGAAAAGGTCTCGGAATAGGTTATCATGAGCCGCTTTATGTGAGCTCCATAGATCCCAAAAGCGGTGATGTGCATCTGGGCATCAAAGAGGAATCGGCCAAACGCGGTGTTAAGCTCAAGGACTGTATCTTTGCCGATGCGGACAGCTATATCCGCAGGGCAAAGGCACGCCTGCGCTACAGGATGACGGAAGCGCCCTGCACTCTGGAGATTCTTCCTGACGGAAAAGCGGTTCTGCTGTTTGATGAACCGCAGCTTTCACCCGCGCCGGGTCAGGTTGCGGCTGTATATGACGGAGAGGTGCTGCTTGGCGGCGGTTTTATTGAATCGGTATTTTAAACAGTTTGACAAGGCTATAGTCGCTTTCAGCGGCGGTGCGGACAGCACAGCGGTGCTTATGCTGGCGGCGGAACATCTCGGTGCGGAAAATGTCATCGCGGTGACTATGGAGTCCCCGCACATTTTCTGGTATCAGGTGGAAAATGCCCGAAAAATTGCCTCCTGCCTCGGTGTGCAGTGGATCTCCAAGAAGCTTAATATCACTGACGAGTTTTTGCAGAATAAGCCGAACAGGTGCTATGTCTGTAAAAAAGAGATTCTGAAATCCATAACCGAAACAGCAATAGAAAAAGGCATAGACCACATCCTTGACGGCACAAATATAGAAGATACTAAGGAATACCGCCCCGGCATGGCGGCAGTAATAGAATACGGCATAGTTTCCCCCCTGCTGGACAATGAACTGGGCAAGGAGTTCGTACACGAAACCATAGCGCCGCTCACAGCGGACGGTTTTGCTTTCCCCAATGATTCCTGCGTGGCTACACGGATAAGCGGAGTCATAACAAAAGAGAGGCTGAGAGCCGTTGAAGCGGCCGAGAACGGGCTGAGGGACGAATTTGAAGGGCTGCGCATGCGCCTGTTTGATAACCCGCCCGGAGTGCGGTTTAAGCGTCCCAAGGCGCTTAGCGCTGAGCAGATCCGCAGACTGAGTGCTGCGCTGAGAAGCTCTATCCCCTGATCTGCTTAAGCTCTATCTGGCGCTTAAATACATATTTCACTAGGGG
It includes:
- a CDS encoding HAD family hydrolase, which produces MKVSTVIFDFGGVIAEEGWAKGVRIIAEKCGHEPEGFFELCVQAITDTGFCLGKVDEYGYWEAVKKQVSLPMSITELRNEILPRFVVRPYVIELAEKLGRKYRTAILSDQTHWLDELNERDGFFKSFQHVFNSYHDGNSKQNPAYFTETCNKLNIFPQEAVFIDDNKGNIARALGVGMNAVLYETFEQTADELKKYVEI
- the mnmA gene encoding tRNA 2-thiouridine(34) synthase MnmA, which produces MKEKVMVAMSGGVDSTTCAMLMLEQGYDVTGVTLHLFDGQEQALADAEACAKQLGIKWYAADYRKFFGEDVISYFIRTYKLGKTPNPCCHCNHGAKFNYLYREMKAEACTALISGHYARIVERNGKKLVAKGLDKNKDQSYYLCLMEPYQLDVIRFPLGEMTKDQTRKLALEFGLSVAEKKDSQEVCFLMGGDYRDYLRGKLKDKDIKKGSFILDGKPLKEHDGIVFYTVGQRKGLGIGYHEPLYVSSIDPKSGDVHLGIKEESAKRGVKLKDCIFADADSYIRRAKARLRYRMTEAPCTLEILPDGKAVLLFDEPQLSPAPGQVAAVYDGEVLLGGGFIESVF
- a CDS encoding 7-cyano-7-deazaguanine synthase translates to MNRYFKQFDKAIVAFSGGADSTAVLMLAAEHLGAENVIAVTMESPHIFWYQVENARKIASCLGVQWISKKLNITDEFLQNKPNRCYVCKKEILKSITETAIEKGIDHILDGTNIEDTKEYRPGMAAVIEYGIVSPLLDNELGKEFVHETIAPLTADGFAFPNDSCVATRISGVITKERLRAVEAAENGLRDEFEGLRMRLFDNPPGVRFKRPKALSAEQIRRLSAALRSSIP